The window CCCACGTCGTTAAGGCTGTCTATGTTCTCGATGACGAGGCCGAGATGGTACAGGCTCTCGTGGTCCTTGAGCATGCGCTGGCGCTCTTCCATCCTGCGCTGGCGCTCGTCGACGAGCTGCCAGAGGAGCCGGGCCGAGACACCGCCCATGAGCTCCGTGTCGGGCCGCTTCATCTTCTTGATGAACTCCCTCACGGAGCTCGAGCCCGTGACGTTCACGATTATGTCGACGTCGGTGGTGACGGCCTCGGCGAGGTCGTGATAGACGGGGATGCCCAGTTTCCTGGCGATGGGGATACCGCGTGCCATGGGGTTCTCGTCGACGACCCACGAAATCTTTATGGTCGAGTCTTCCTTGAAGATTTCGAGGATGGCGGACCCGCCCTTGCCGCAGCCGACGATGCCGAGCTTCACGGTGTCGGGCTTGCCGTCCTGCTGGACATCGCTGTCCCGGCCGTCGATGAGGCCGTAGTAGAGGCCCTTCTCGACGAGCCCGCTTCTGGTGGATGTTCCCATCTTCTCCTTGAGCCCCCTGATGAGCCTTGCGACCCGATAGGGCGTTTCACCCATGAGACGGGATATCTCGCGGTTGGTCACGCCCGCGTGTATGTACTTGAGTATCTCGTATTCCTGGAGCGAAAGGTGCGGCCTGTTATGTTCGTTCACCGATGAACTCCGAGAGGTAGTGAGGGACGGCCTGACTGCGATGACGGGACGTCCCATGCATATCAATGATCTTATCGGCAGAACCGGCAAGGGGCTTTAAGGAGCCCGGAGATCGAGGGATGGAGCGAGGGATGCGGGGCCTTGTCCGGCCGCTGTGGGAAAGGCGCGATGAGTTTGGTCGTGATGGGTCCCGGAACGGCCCTGGGGATCTCTTTCTGTTTCAGCTCGCTCCGGCCTGTGCGGCCCTGTTCCGGACGCACGGCGTTCGGACGCCCCCGGAGAGACCGTCGCATCGAAGAGGACAAGCGCAGGTACACAGCGGCCCTGTCCGCCTGAGGCGGGCAGGGCCTTCTGCTCGCTAACGCATCACCTGTTGTGGCAGAGCTGACAACCCTGGTTGGAGGCGATGGAATTGCCAGACTGGCCGGGCGTGCCGCCGGGCCATGGCTCGCTTATGTAGTCCCACCTGAGGTTGTCGTAGTAGGGTCCTCCGTGTGCGAAGTGGCACGAGAGGCAGAAGACCTTGTGTCCGTCCGTAAAGTCGTCCATGCCGGAGAATGCCGCGCCCGTCGTATCGGTCGGCAGATAGTAGGCATTGGCCGAGTAGTACTTGCTCGCCGTCACGGGCAGGGCCTTGCCGGCCTGGATGACGGCCTGGTTGTAGTTGCTCCTGTCGAGCATGGACACGTGGCAGCCGTTTGCGCAGTTTGCGGCCGCTCCGCGGGGGATCATGGAGTTGACGGCGTGACGCCTGAGGTCGACGTTGGTGCTCCTGTCGAGGTTGGTGGGGCTTATGGCCTCGTGCCAGTTGTCGTGGCACTGGGCGCACCACCTCGACATGGTGGCCGCCTCCAGGCCGCCGGTGCCGTTGCTGCTGTCGTCGCCGCCTCCGTAGACGTTGCTGTTGGCGCTGTCGGTTACGGGGTCGCCGGTGAGGGTGCCCCTGTAGACGGGCCATATGACCTGGTTGTCGTTATCCGTCTCGTTGCCGCCGAAGTAGGAGCCGTTGACGCCGCCCACGTAGCTTTTGTGCTTGTAGAACTCCTTGGAGGTGCCGTTGTAGAACTTGACCCCGCCCTTCTGACCAGCGCCGATGGCCGTCACCCTGAGGTTCCTGAAGAAGTTTATGGTGGAGGACTGGTCGTTGTCGACGCCGTGGGGGTCGTGGCAGTTGGTGCAGGAGAACTCGGCTATCGTCTGGTCGCCGCCCGGGGGCAGGACGTTGGTCATGCCCAGCGAGTGGCCGTACCCGAGGGCCTCCTGGTCGCCGGTACCGGGCGAAAGAGCCCAGGTGTTATCGAGTTCGGGATAGAAATTGCCTCCGGCGCCTATCTTGTTGAAGGGGTCGGTGTCCCACGCCCAGGTGGAGGCGCTTGAGAAGACCTTGGGGGCCACCACGTTGCGGGGGGCGTGCGCGTTCGACGCCTGGGCGCCGTTGTTGGCGTGACACTGGAGACAGAGCTTGTGTATGTCCTTGCGCGTGGTGACGGCGCCGCGCAGGAGTATGAGACTTCCGTCGGGGTTTCCGCCTATGGCCGAGTTGCCCTGACTGTTGTGCATGGTATGGCAGGTGCCGCAGGTGAGTCCGCCGGCACCCTTGTGCACCGCAAAGGACGGAACCGGAGATATGGCAATGAAAATAATGAGGAAGAAAAGAAAGTGGAACGCCGTCGTCTTTCGGGCCATACGCTTCTCCATGATTTCGTTATTTACAGCCCGCGGGCCCGTTTCGAGCCGCCCGGACCGCAAAGACCGCCACCCACGAATCACCACTGTCTCGGCTCTGTCCGGCCCCCCACAGATGTCAGTCCGCCGGGCCGCCACCCCTTGCGGCGCCCATGCAACGTTACCGCCGCCGTGAGGCCAAGTCCGCAACGGACCGAACCTTTCTCATCTCTTTCCCATCATAGCCGCCCATGCCGCCGTTCAGGCAACGGACAGGTTAATTTATTTTAATTTATTTGTCATCTCCTGTCAAGGGTGTTGTGTGAAATTCAGGTGAAAAATCTTCTTATGAAAGGCGGGAAAGGACGGCGGGCCGTTGTCCCGGCGGCCTCCGAGAAGACCGCCGGGACTTGTGGGAGGGGGCCGCAGCAGGGGGGATGATTCCCCCGACAAGTATAGAGGGGCTCACAGGAGGTCCATGATAGCGGCTATCCTCTCTTCTATGGGGGCGGTGTCGAGGCCCTTCTTCTCGTATACTATCTGGGCGTCGGAGAGCCTCTCGATGGCCTCCTTCAGGTCTCCGGCCTTCTCGTGGCGCTCCGCCTCGGCGAGGTAACGGACCTCGGGGCTTGCGAGAAGCTCCTTCAGCTCCATGCCGATACGGGCGATGGCCTTTTCCTGGACCTTGCGTATGAGCTCGGTGTCCGAAGGGAGTTCCGCCACCTTGAGCGGCACCTTGAAGTCTCCGACCTCGACGCCGTCGGTGGACTCCCCGGTGGCCTCCTCCTTCATCTCGACCACGCTGGTGTGGAGGAGCTTGCCCTTGGTGTCGACGACCCGGTAGCCGACGCTCACAAGCCCCACCTTCTTGAAGAAGACGACCTTGTAGGTGATGTCCTCGAATACCGGCTCTTCCAGGTACTTGGGGGGCTCGACGGCCTCGGCGTCGAGTTCGCCGGCCTTTTTCTTCTTCTCCCAGTCGAGGTGTTCGGGATTGCGGACCTTCTTCACGCCCGTCTTGACGCGGACCGTCTTGGTGGTCTCGTGGTGACCGCTCTCCACCTTGTAGTCGAGCACGTCGCCTATCACGAGGTAGTCGGCGCCTGATATCTGGAGGAAGCTCTCCCTGGCCTTTTCGTTCATCTGGCCGGCCAGCTTGACCTCGTACTCCTTGAGGAGCGACTCGATGGCCTCCCGCTCCACGACCCTCACGTCCGGGCTCAGGCGGCGGTAGAGATAGAGGGTTATGTTTGACGAGAATATCTTGCCCGCCTCGGGGCTGTAGCCGGGGCTGCGGAAGGGCATGACGGCGAGCCCCTTTATGGCCCGCTGTTCGAGCTTCTCCCTGAGCGCTTTCATACGGTCGCGCCCGCCCGCGTAGTTGGGGTCTATGTCGACGACGGTCCTCATGTACTGGTAAGCGAGCCCCACCCTGCCCTTCTCGCTCTCCCCGGCCGCCCTCAGGAACTGCTCGTCGAGGAACCTCGTTATGGCGGCGGCGTCGAACTCTATGGAGGTGCGCCGCGCAAGGGGGAGGTCCTTGAGGTAGGCGAAGCCCTCCTTGAACTTCAGGTAGGCCCTGTAGCTTCGGCCGAGGGAGATGAGCTCGAGGCCCTCGCCGATGAGTGTGCGCACGCCCTTCTCCTTTGCGGCGAGTACGAGCGCTCCCACGTCCTCGCTGCCGGGATAGGTCGCCGCGTAGGCGTAGAGCTTGAGGGCCCTGGCGAAGTCGTTTTTCCCGACCGCCTCGGCGGCGGCGTTTACGTAGTAGGCGAGGTTGTCGCGCTTTTCGGCGTCGGCGAGCTTCCCGGCAAGTCCCTCTCGGCCGGGCGCCACCTTCTCGACCTCCCTGTAGCGGGCAAGGGCCGTCCTCCAGTCCTCGTCGGCCGCCGCGCGGTCGCCTTCGGCCTCGAGCCCGGCCGCCGCCTCCGCGCGCAACTGCTCGAGGAAGGCGCCTGCCGCGGGGTCGATGCGCGCGGCCGTCGCCGCCTTCTCCACGGCCTCAACCCTCTTGCCCTCTGCAAGCAGCCTGCGGGCCTCGGCCTTCACGGCCGTCACACGCTCGATTGCGGCCTTGCGCTCGGCTGCGAGCTTCTCTGAGAGCCCGTCCGCCTCTTTTCCGAAACCCCACTCGGCAAGACGGGCCGCCTCCTTCTCAAGCCCTTCTATGACAGGAAGGGGCAGGACGCCGTCAACGCGCCCGCCCTTCATCGCCGACGCCACGCGCTCGTTCAGGCGGTCGCGAAGAAGTCCCTTCACCTCGTCGAGCCTCCGGCACGCCTTCTCGCCGGGCTTCTCGGCGCACAGTGGCTTGAGCCTCTCGTAGGCCTCTTCGAGCCCGCCTGCCGAGATCATGCGCTCTGCCTCTTCGAGCCCCTTGTCGTACGAGGTGGCGCAGGCCTGGAGCACGAAGAGAGCCGTCACGGGAAGGAGCAGTCTTTTCATCTGTAAAACCTCCGGGAGGTTCCGGCCGCAGACCCGCCGCCTCAGTGACGACGGCCCAGGGCGTGGATTTGAAACTGAGGGAACCTTTTCGTAAAAGGGTCACAGACCCCCTTCAAAGACTTTAAATACGAGTTGGTTTCCCCCTGTTTTGCCTGGCAAAACAGGGGGAAACCAACTCGCGTTAAAAGGTTTTGGAGGGAGTCTGAGGGAACCGGGGGCCTGTGACCCTTATTACGAAAAGGTTCCCTCGGTGCAATAAATCAGAGTTTCCTTAAGTATCCCCCTAACTCGAAGAATCCGTCAAGGCGGCGCGACTCAAAGAGGGGCCGGGAGGCTTCACGAGTTGAGCGGACCGGAACTTTCCAGAGAATCTTAGCAGAGAGGCGGAGCCTTTTCAAGTGCCGCCGCGGCGTGCGGCACGTCTTCTACGGCGCCGCCGTCACGCCGCTCACCCTGAAGTTGAAGTCGTAGTTGAGCACGTCGGACCAGTCGAGCCCCCTCGTGGTGGAGCGCGTATCGTCGGCCGTGCCGTAGGGGTTGCCCGGTATGTAGAACCAGTTCACGATGGCGTCCTCGCTGCGCCTCGGTATTATCCAGTACCTCCCCGGCCCGAGCAGCGGACGCTCCGAGGGGTCCTTGGCGAAGGTGAAGTCGAACCACTTGTAGCCGCCGTAGTATGAAACGGTGTCGAGGCTCAGCGGATAGCTTCGCACGCCCTGAAGTCCGGGCTTTCCGCCGTCGTCCTCGACTATGTCGATCCACAGGCTTCCGAGCCGGCCGCCGAACTTGTGGAGCGCAAGCGAGACCCTGTCGAGCAGGATGGGCTCTTCGATCTCGAAGGCCTGGGCCAGCGAGTGGTCCTTTGTGAGGTACTCGGCCGTCTCCTTGTCGAGCGTTCTGTATCCCGTCTCCGAGTCCTTGAGCTTCACGTAGAGGTCCAGGAGCGACGGAAAGTCCATGTTGCCGAACTCGACGGGCGTTCCCGCGGGCCGCTTTGGCCGCTTCACCGCAGGCGGCCTGCGGCGGGGCCGCGGCCTTTCGGCCGGACCGCCGGCGGCGGCCTCGAGCTCGGTGGTCACAATGTAGCTATCGGGAGAAGCGGTCCTCTTCTTTAGGCTTATCTCTATCGTGTCGCTCCTGTAGTCGGCCGAGACCTCCTCGCTGAAGGGAGGGAGCACGGGCGAGGCCCGCCAGGAGTCGTTTATGTCCATGGAGTCCAGTCCCACGGTCTGCTTTATGTGGCGCGGGCTCACGAAGAGGTGACTCTGCTGGGTGTCGTAGGCGAGCCAGCCGAGGTCCGGGTACCAGACCTCTATCCAGGCGTGGCCCCCCTGCCCTATGCTCTGAACGAGCGAGCCCTTTTCGAGCGGCACCTTCCATGTCTTTCCGAGGGAGAGCCCCCCCACCATGCGGGCGGGAACGCCCACGGAGCGCAGGAGCGCCATGGAGAGGTGCGAAAAGTTCTGGCAGTTGCCGTGGCCCTTGCGCAGCGTCCAGAGGGCGTCGTAGGCCGGTATGGGGGTCTTGTAGCGGATGTTGTCGACCACCCAGTTGAGAAGCGCCATGACGGCGGCCTCCTCGCTCCCGGCGCCGTCGGTGAGCCTTCGGGCGAGAGCGCCTATCTCTTCGGCATCGCTCTGTACGAGTTTCGTAGGCGCGAGAAAGGTCCTTACATCGGCGGGGATGCGGGCCGCGTCGAGCGGAAAGGGAGCCGAGCTCGATAGGGGGGCGAGCCCGATGCGAAGCTCCGTCATGAAACGACCGGTCACGCGCACCTCGCCCTTCACGTCGCGCCAGGTGGCGACGGTGAAGGAGTTGCCGAAACGGTCCGTCTCGGTCTCGACGCTCAGGGGCCTGGGACTGAAGTCGAGCCTGTAGTCCCCGGTGCGCTGCCTGACGGTGCGGCTGTCGAAGGACGCGGGGTTGGCGAAGCGGAAGACGAGCTTTCTTAGCCCGCCGCCGGGCACGGCGAAGGTGCGCTCCTGCGTGACCTCCACGGTCGTGCGCATCCCGCCCTCGAGCACGAGCGTGTCGGCCCGCACGGCGGCGGCCAAAAGAAGGACAGCCGCCGCGGCCTCGGCGAGCCGCCGCGCCGGGGAAACTTTTTGAAAAAAGTTTCCCCGGACCCCTTCAAAAACTTTCAATGCCTCCACCTTCGACCTCCAGAGGAAAAAAACACCCTTCAACTGCCTGCTCTCTTCTTTCCCTCAAGAAAGCAGCCACGGGAGACGGGGACAGCGGCCGCTTCGCGCCACTGCGACGCTCACAAGCCCAACAATATCTACACTTTTTTCCTTTGCCTGCTTTCTTCTTTCCCTCAAGAAAGCAGCCACGGGAGACAGGGCCAGCGGCCGCTTCGTGTCACCACGACGCTCACAAGCCCAACAAGATATACGGTTTTTTCTTTGCTTACTTTCTTTTTTTCCAAAAAAGAAAGTAAGTTATTTGGTGGTTGCCGTGAAGACGCCGTCCCAGTCGGCGGGAGGCGGTTTTTTCCGGTACTGATCGCAGCGGTCCATGTACAGGAGCGAGGGACCGTCGCCGGGGAAGCGCTCGACGACGGCGGCGAAGGCCTCGCGGGCGTCGTCGAAGCAGCGGGCGCGGTAGAGCTCGAGGGCCTCGGCGAAGAGGCGGGCGAGCGCCCGCTTGTGCTCGGCTCCGCCGCCGCGGTCCATTAGTTCATATACGGTACAGGGCCGCGCCTTGCCCTTGACCCGCACGAGGTCGATCTCCCGCGCGAGGAAGCGGTCGTTCACGGCGGCGTGGACGGAGTCGCTTATGAGTATGCGGGTGCCGTAGAGCTTGTTCATGCCTTCGAGACGGGAGGCGAGGTTGACGGCATCGCCTATGGCCGTGTAGTCGAACTTGAGCTCGGCGCCCATGTTTCCGACGACAGCCTCGCCGCAGTTGACGCCGATGCCGATGTCGAGCTCCGGCAGGCCCTGGCGCTTCCACGCGGCGTTGAGTTCGGCGAGTTTCTCCACCATGGAGACGGCCGCGTTGCAGGCGCGCAGCTGGTGGTCCTTTACGGGAACGGGGGCGTTGAAGATGGCCATGACGGCGTCACCTATGTACTTGTCGAGCATGCCTTCCTCGTCGAGTACGATGCGCGTCATGGGGCTGAGGTAGGCGTTGAGCAGGGCGACGAGCTCGTCGGGTTTGAGGCGCTCGGAGAGGGAGGTGAAGCCCCTGATGTCGGAGAAGAGTACGGTGACGTCGCGCTTTTCTCCGCCGAGCTTGAGTTTTTCCGGGTCCCTGAGTATCTCGCTCAGCAGTTGCGGCGAGACGTAGGTGGAGAAGGCCCTGCGGATGAAACGGCTCTTGCGCTCGACGACCAGGTTGCGGTACGCCTCGGTGGCGAGGTAGCAGGCGATGAGCGGGAGCGCCTGGAAGACCATGCTCGTGCGAAGGGAGTAGGTCGAGAAGAGGTGGAAGTTGACGGCCACGACCGCCGCGAAGGCGACGACGAAGAGCGCGAGGCTTACGGTCGTGTTGGGGGCCCTCGACAGGAGAAGGGCGAAGAGGACCGGCAGGAGCACTATGACGAGGAGGTCGATGAGCACCACGCCGGAGTCGCGCACTATGTAGCGGCCCTGGAGGACGTTTCCGGCCACGGTGGCGTGGATCTCGACCCCCGGAAAGACGGGGTCCACGGGCGTGTTCCTTATGTCGTAGACCGCTTTTTCGGTGACGCCGACGAAGACGAGCCTGTCGGCCAGTTCTTCGGCGCCGACGCGGC is drawn from Deltaproteobacteria bacterium and contains these coding sequences:
- a CDS encoding adenylate/guanylate cyclase domain-containing protein — translated: MRAAGSQTAAFAAIGAAAAVFGLFFYWYKPVFIAAVDMEAADAFFKLRGESEPPARVVIVAVDERSINELGRWPWPRTVTAELVRALVPARVAAFDMVFSEPTDPEDDAELGAAVEGAGNVVLGFFFREDSTEEPSPEALELISRSAVRHIRTIDGGTDAVPWIGFPGAELNIPAVAAGAAGFGTFNILAQADGYYRSAHLLYRYRDAVYPSLAVEALRLYLGGDLVVHTAPYGIDSISIGDRVAPLDEEGALTLNFYGPGGAFTTYSAVDVIEGRVGAEELADRLVFVGVTEKAVYDIRNTPVDPVFPGVEIHATVAGNVLQGRYIVRDSGVVLIDLLVIVLLPVLFALLLSRAPNTTVSLALFVVAFAAVVAVNFHLFSTYSLRTSMVFQALPLIACYLATEAYRNLVVERKSRFIRRAFSTYVSPQLLSEILRDPEKLKLGGEKRDVTVLFSDIRGFTSLSERLKPDELVALLNAYLSPMTRIVLDEEGMLDKYIGDAVMAIFNAPVPVKDHQLRACNAAVSMVEKLAELNAAWKRQGLPELDIGIGVNCGEAVVGNMGAELKFDYTAIGDAVNLASRLEGMNKLYGTRILISDSVHAAVNDRFLAREIDLVRVKGKARPCTVYELMDRGGGAEHKRALARLFAEALELYRARCFDDAREAFAAVVERFPGDGPSLLYMDRCDQYRKKPPPADWDGVFTATTK
- a CDS encoding transglutaminase domain-containing protein, with amino-acid sequence MAAAVRADTLVLEGGMRTTVEVTQERTFAVPGGGLRKLVFRFANPASFDSRTVRQRTGDYRLDFSPRPLSVETETDRFGNSFTVATWRDVKGEVRVTGRFMTELRIGLAPLSSSAPFPLDAARIPADVRTFLAPTKLVQSDAEEIGALARRLTDGAGSEEAAVMALLNWVVDNIRYKTPIPAYDALWTLRKGHGNCQNFSHLSMALLRSVGVPARMVGGLSLGKTWKVPLEKGSLVQSIGQGGHAWIEVWYPDLGWLAYDTQQSHLFVSPRHIKQTVGLDSMDINDSWRASPVLPPFSEEVSADYRSDTIEISLKKRTASPDSYIVTTELEAAAGGPAERPRPRRRPPAVKRPKRPAGTPVEFGNMDFPSLLDLYVKLKDSETGYRTLDKETAEYLTKDHSLAQAFEIEEPILLDRVSLALHKFGGRLGSLWIDIVEDDGGKPGLQGVRSYPLSLDTVSYYGGYKWFDFTFAKDPSERPLLGPGRYWIIPRRSEDAIVNWFYIPGNPYGTADDTRSTTRGLDWSDVLNYDFNFRVSGVTAAP